From the Gymnogyps californianus isolate 813 chromosome 2, ASM1813914v2, whole genome shotgun sequence genome, one window contains:
- the LOC127013839 gene encoding lymphocyte antigen 6E-like, with the protein MKASLLCMLALILCAGQANALYCYTCDWEQSNWRCLKAEKCSDKDEYCVTNVASVGIGFLSLWKRITKKCSETCPHHNFSLGLASYTSYCCQTFLCNLSACPGPRLARQ; encoded by the exons ATGAAGGCCTCCCTCCTTTGCATGCTGGCTTTGATCCTATGTGCAGGTCAAG CAAATGCCCTGTATTGCTACACCTGCGACTGGGAACAAAGCAACTGGAGGTGTCTGAAGGCTGAGAAGTGCTCAGACAAGGATGAGTACTGTGTGACCAATGTTGCCTCTGTAGGAATTG GCTTTTTGTCTTTGTGGAAGAGGATCACCAAGAAGTGCTCCGAGACCTGCCCACACCACAACTTCAGCCTGGGCCTGGCTTCCTACACCTCATATTGCTGCCAAACCTTCTTGTGCAACCTGAGCGCGTGCCCGGGACCCAGGCTAGCTCGGCAGTGA